In Eulemur rufifrons isolate Redbay chromosome 2, OSU_ERuf_1, whole genome shotgun sequence, the sequence TATAAAGGATTATCTAAGttctaacttatttttaatgtatttgtagTGTGAACTGAATGTTACTGAGGATGCTTTGAAAGCTATAGCCAGATTGGCACTAGAACGAAAAACAGGTGCACGAGGCCTTCGGTCCATAATGGTAAGTTGGCATTATTCTACAAAAACTAGATTATTTCTTGGTCTGAGTTTTGAGAATATTAAGCTTCcctgtttttcttttggaaatatatCTAGAGAATTGGCCTAAttctttatgattttgtttttatgtttttggtttttatgattttggttttttatcACAGTagattatattttgcttttttccaaaaagaaaaggtgTTTGCAACAAAAGACACACACAATatgattaatgaaatagaaaatcaggATCATGGGAAGGAGAATTTCAAGAAATTCTATATGGGCCTCAGAGCCCTTTTTCAGAACTATTAAAATCCccattcttgtttatttgtttgaaagTAGGTTGcaggtaccttttttttttttttgagatagggtcttactatgttgcccaggctagtctcaaactcctggcctcaaacagtcctcccacctcagcctcccaaagtgctgggattatggtcatgagccaccacacctgttgaactcactattttttattttgttacagaTCCTAGGGACCTGGACTATTTTCCTGCCACCACCCACTCTCTTCCTTAGAGTTCTCCCCGCTATGCCCAGGTCTAGCTGTACAGCAGGTTACTATTTCCCTAAGCAAGCTCCCAAAGCAAGAATATGTTCCTATTTCCTTTTAAGGATTTCCCTGTTAACTATCACATCTTCAGTCTCAATAGGACTTTTGATTGGATCTACACATTCATCACAGACAGTTTGATATTATGCTTTCTGATGAGAGCCTGGACTTAAGGTGTTACTGATTCAGGACAGATTTGTAAACATGCAAACTAGAAGTAAAGGTTATATAGTtgacattttttagaaaatttggtgTACTCAGCCAGTATTTTCCTTTAGATGGAGTATAATCCGGCCCCTACATGTAGGCAAAACTAGTAGTTATCTATAGTAAACAACTTTAGATCTACTGCAGCTCTTGAGGCAAACGCTCATTTTAAGTCATAGTTTGAAATTGAAGAGCTTGGTAGAGATGATTTAAGATTAAACTGTTTTCAAATTCAGGATTACCAGTTGACCTCCTTAGTCATAGAATAAGCCAGAAATACTTCTGAGTTAACATTTGAGTCTGAAAATATAGTCTTTTATATGTGCATGTTgacaaaaaaaaagccactacTGCTGATAAATAGCTTACCTTTATAGAAAGCCTTCTCTAaatttagttatttgttttttttcagtcCTGACACTtagtagtattttcatttttgtccttttgaGTTTATACATTTGCTCTCACTCAACCTCCCAACCTCCGTACTGTTTTTGTGGGTCTCCAGGTGGGTCATTGGTGGGAGACTTTGGGGGACTAGTTCATGCTTGGTGGGAAGAACTTGAACTTGTAAACACCAAGTTGAGGGTATTTATGATCCGGGGAGGTGGCAGATTCCCCCATTAAACCCTTCTTTATACAAGTCCTGCCTTCCCTCTCCCTATTCTTAAATGAGTCAGGAGGGAGAACTCCTGAGTCACCCGCAGCAGAGAGAAGGGACTTTTGAGAGTGTCTTCCTCCTTATTTGCCGCAGCTAGTTGAGAACACCAGGAAGTGATCCTTGCCTCAGCCTGCCCTAGGCTTGGGTGTCGTGTCATTCCCCCCAGTGTGACCAGGCAGCAGTGACCTCAGTTATCAGGGACTTAGTCACTCCAGTGACTCCacccctttcctcttctcctcaATCTCTCACTTACACTCTCTGCCCCTCTTCAAGACtaggggagaggagggtggctGGAACCCAGAAATGCCACTCTCCCAAGTTGGCCAGGACTATCTGGAACTCAGTATCTGTAAAAGTACTAGGTTTGGCATTACAGTTTTATCCTTCTCCAGAATGCGTTGCACTTCCTGTTTTAGGCTATTCTTACTTCTCCCTGTAGCAAAACAATTCTATCTTATTTGAGACCACCTTAAACAGAACCTCTCCTCGTTATGGTTGCTTTCCCTCCCCTTctgtttcccatttttctctaaTCCAGAATTCTCAATCCGAACAActggtttgagtcctggctcggCTTCTTTCCCCTtctagctgcgtgaccttgagtGAACCACAACTTTTCTGGACCTAGTTTGTTTGTCTGTGAAACCGGGTCCAAACCTCTACCGAGCCCCAGTCTACTGCGCCACGCCTGTTGTGAGGATCACGTGAGAAAGCTCTTTGTGAGCGGtaaaaagcaatagaaatgtTAGCTATGCTAATTATGGACAGCTAGTCACTCTTCCAGaaccctttcttttcctttgggaccAGCCCTACAAACCCACTTCAGTCTGACActtctccccaccctctgctcaCTGTGGTGTCTGTGCGCCAGCCGTGCCAACTTCTCTGAATTTAGTTAGAagctattttaatattaagaatatgagccgggtgcagtggtttgcgcttatagttccagctactcgggaggctaaggcaggaagatcacttgagcccaggggttagagaccagcctgggtaatacaggaagacctcatctctttaaaaaaaaaaaaaaaaaaatgctttacatATGTATGAGTGCATACATTCAGCACTCAGTTCCTAGTGCATAATACAGAGTGAAATAATACTTTTTGAGTGAGTAGATTCAATTGGTGATTTATAGAATTTTGTTTGTAACCTGTTTTCCATGTAAATCATTACTTTTTATCTCTTTAGGAAAAGCTGTTACTAGAACCAATGTTTGAAGTCCCTAATTCTGATATTGTTTGTGTGGAGGTTGACAAAGAAGtagtagaaggaaaaaaggaaccaGGATATGTTCGGTAAAGTATATTTTCAAGCCAGAACAGATCTAAAATTTAAGATCAGCTCCTTCTTGCTGTGGGTTATTggtctgtcatttaaaaattacataaaaatcctTATGCTTGTAAGGGAAGCAATAATCTTAAGTTTTCTGTAGAAAAATCTAATTtgagtttataaaataatagtatttttgtgtcttttttgaAAATTGATCTTCAAAATCAACCTCtattttctcctaaaaaaaagtatcaaaagagacataaaaccaatacaaatgagattaaaatgaatttttgctACTAATTCTCTAAAAGTCTTTGAATGACTTTTTTATGTCTTTCACAAGTCCaaaactttatcataattttttctcCCAGTACTATATCATATCAGTTGATAAATTCAACATATCTTTCACTGCTTTATTTATCTAttccaggggtcagcaaactttctaATAAAGGGCCTGAGAAATACGTTAGGTCCATAAAGTCTGTATTACAACTACTCAACACTGCCCTCatggcacaaaagcagccatggacgatatgtaaataaatgagtatgTTTGGGttccaataaatctttatttacaaaaagaggcAATGGACTAGATTTGGCTTGCAAAATCTAATAGTTTACTAACCCTgatttattcaataagtatttattatacAGAGCTTAATGTTAATGTTACCTACACACAAGTTAGGTTTCAGTTGAACTCAGTCACAAGGtatatgttttatgtttgtttatctTCCAAGATAACTTTGGAGGCAGTTAATTGGTTTTGAACAGCCTCAGTTATTCAGAAAGAtgtaatcttttatttctcttgtttaatgACATTGATATGTGACTTTAAAAGGAATTGTGATGGTCTAAATCATAAGTTTGACTAATTTGAGTCAAGTCAGATTCGGTCAGAAGTAATCAGCTTCTTTACCACATACATATgctaaattaaaacatttgagTTGAAATAACAGATTCTACTTTATTTGTTGGAGAAAAGGATTTTTTAACCCTTCATAATTGAACATTTGTCCATTTAATTCAGTAATAAATTTGTTAGGGAAAATGTTGGGAAATTTATTTGCAACTCTTGGTTGTGTAATCTGTTTCCCACATTTCACTACTAtgcaaacaatatttaaaatgccctgaatattttctatttttgtggctTTTTTAGCTAGATGATTAATTTACTATTCTAAGTCTAGAAATCATGTTTAActccaatttttatttaaaaaacaaataaacatggcTTTTCATTATAGGGCTCCAACAAAAGAATCCTCCGAAGAGGAATATGACTCTGGCGTTGAAGAAGAAGGATGGCCTCGCCAGGCAGATGCTGCGAACAGCTAAACTGTCAGAGTCCTGTCCTGTATATAAAGCTTCTCCTTCTTTTGTTTAGGATCATAACTGTCTCTACAGTCTGATATTAAAGGCATTGGATCTATCTTGGCTATCGTACATGGTCAGAGAAGCCTTTAGGATAAGAATCAGATCATGTATATTATTGTAACATCACATTGATTTATACAGAGGACATTATGTGGACTTTAATGATACAATGTTTAGAgataaatgtacattattttggttcagtttttaaaaaatatgctttaacAAAATTCTTAGGAATTCTTTTAAGCAATGCAGGTATTGCAATAACTGTGGATTTTACAATAATGTTACTctacaaatgggaaaataaattctttaaaattaaatgttggGATACCATTCTTTAGTGTTACCTTTTTCTACTTACATTTGTTTCCTGAAAATACCAGAATTTTATTCATGTGAAAAATTGGACCAGGTAGTtttcaaattgttaaaaatttcatgaaaaaatacCCTCAAGAACCATATTTTGATGATTTGTTTAGCTATATTCTTAGTCTTATCTGCTAATGCATGACACTAACTTCCCAATTGGCACTATAAAAAAGGCCATTCTCTTACTGATTTGTCTGATTTATTTGccatctttgatccattttggtACCATGAGTGAGTAGATGGAATTGAAGTCTGGCTTAAATCTTCAGAAAAAGATTATACATCTGATTCTATAAATAGCATGCAGTATTAGCCATAGCAATGGCTATATGCGGAACTAAATATCCTGATATTGTTTACTTACCTAAAGTACTGagctagtttttttgttttgtgttttggtgCCGAACATTTGTTTAATTCTTTGGCTTCAcagaacattaaagaaaatatgtgtttTGCTATCTGCCAAAGTGAATATGTCACACTAACATATGTTACTAACATTCATTATATTACAAAACTAAAAAGTAGGGGGGACATTTGGTACTTGAAAATTGTATCATTTGATtccataattattaaaatatttgggtTTGGGtaccttttaagtttttttctttccttctgtaatGACACAAGTTTCTATATTATTCAATgcaatctcatttataattattataaatcagagtttttttttttttttttggtttatagaCTCTAGAGTTTTCCTTTTACCTACTTTTGCTTATGAAAAAAACCTTAAGCTATTAGCAAATTCTAAATCCTGTTGATGAAGAGTTGAGCCTTCTATGATGTAATGAAAAGGGATGTAAGATACCTATTTATGGCTGGGGTAGGACCAGAAATGCACTTTGTATTATAGAGTATTTAAGGATAGTCACTATAATATGGCGCAGAAATAGGTATCCTTCTTAGTCTCCCCAATAATGGTTCAAGATCTTCTCAGGAAGTCTTTCATATTATAATTCTGTTCATTATCTTTCTCTTATagcatcattttcctttttgtagagTGGAGATCAGACTAGCTTCTAAACATGTAGAGGGTAATCCTCCAAAAATGGGCTGGGAGACATTTTAGTTACAACAACTTACATTTGGTTTTGGAAGTTGCTAACAAAGCATAATCGATGTTTTTAAATCAAACACAACTGAGTCTAACTACAATTTGTATCTTGGAACTTATGTTTTGGcatttgaataaaacaaaaggtCTAAATGAAAGCCAACGTGGTGGTGTGTCCATACTGCAACTTGCATTGACAACAACAAGCAGGGCCAAAGCAGTGCCATTTTTAAAAGGGCACAGTTGTCATATGAGCTGCTTTATTCTAGGGATTGGTTAATCTGTGGCACTTCATAGGCCTCTAACTCTTCTAGTTGTAGATCCACaaaatttaaggtttttattGAAAATCCTTACTTAAGTGTCCCTCACAGAACATGACGCTAGGGATCCAGATCaagatttttaagaaactactttttttttttttttttttttgagacagagtctcactctgttgcccgggctagagtgagtgccgtggcgtcagtctagctcacagcaacctcaaactcctgggcttaagcgatcctactgcctcagcctcccgagtagctgggactacagacatgcgccaccatgcccggctaatttttgtgtgtgtgtgtgtgtatatatatatatatatatatatatattttagttgtccatataatttctttctatttttagtagagacgggggtctcactcttgctcaggctggtctcgaactcctgacctcgagtgatccacctgcctcggcctcccagagtgataggattacaggcgtgagccaccgcgcccggcctgaaactacttttttttttgagacagagtctcactctgttgcctaggctagaatgccgtcagcctagttcacagcaacctcaaactcctgggctcaagcgatcctcctgcctcagcctcccgagtagctgggactacaggcatgcaccaccatgcccggctaatttttctatatatatttttagttgtccatataatttctttctatttttagtagagactgggtctcgctcttgcttaggctggtctcgaactcctgacctcgagctatcctgccttggcctcctagagtgctaggattacaggcgtgagccactgtgcccggcccaagAAACTAGTCTTGTAGGGGAAGCAAACACAAATTTCAGTGCATTTTAATAGTGGAGGTGAAgtaccaggtgtggtggtacagaAGATGGGTCTGTAAGAACATGTAGGAATAAGCCAGAAAAGAATAATGAGAATTAAATCAAAATCTCAGAGGTGTAAAACAGCAAATAGGGAGCCTTAGATAACAATGACTTACCTATTAATACTCTGAGACTACCATTTAATAGTCTCTCTGTCCAGCTAAAGACATTGCCTCATATTTCATTGAGAGATCATCATCAGATGGAACTCATCGTCCTACTGTCTATAAATCTACCCACTTCATCATGCAACCTTTCTAGTTAAAACTGAAGAATTCCTGTTAACGAAAACTCAATCACTCCACATATGTTTTGGGTCCCATCATCCCCTCTCATTTCTCAAGGCCTGTAAGCCCACTTTTTCGGGctaaaccaatgtatgccttccacgtatggatttatgactttacctgtaacccctggctccctgaaatgtataaaaccaaactgtaacccaaccacagcaaatccacttgctcaagacttgagcatggctctgggtcatggtcctcaaatttggctcagagtaaatctctttaaaattattttacagagtttggcttttttttccgtTTACAAGGACAAATGAGGAATCCTgccagtgatggaaatgttctgtcttgactttatcaatgtcaatatcttggttatgatattgtactataattttgcaagatgttaccagtAGGGGAAATTGGGTTAAAGGTACACAGATTCTCCCCGTATTGCTTCTTACAATTGCCTATGAATCCACAATTGTCTAAAGtagagtttaatttaaaaaatctaatgtggcactgccttcccttcccctcctgcttAAAATCAATAGTTTCCCGTTGTTCTTAAGATATGAGACCCTGGACGTTATGATTTCTGTCCACCTCCCCAGGATCACCAAACTCCCCTCAGGCTTTCTGTGCTTTATCCACGGCTGGTATTCTATCAATCCTCCCACGAGACACACTCCTATCTACTAGGGGGCCTTTGAACATGTTCCCATCTAGACTGtgcttccctctctttttctatgTAACTCATATTCATCATTTAGATCTCAGCTGAAGTCTCAAATCTTCAGGACAACCTTTCCCAACCTCTTTGACTATATCAAGTATTCATTGTACATCTACATCTACGTTTGCACGATTACTTGATTAATGTGTTTTCTTTACTAGACAGGTAGTTCCATGAGGAGAAAACCTGTATCTCTTAGTCCCGCTGTATGCGGAACGAGTAGCTCCACACCTAGAAAGCTcagtaaaaatagtatttatgaaTTGAAGGATAGGTTGAATGAACGCCCAATCGTCCACCGGGCTTTCTGGCGGCGCGTGTGTACTAGCGTCGCGCGTACTAAGACATCACTTCCGCCCGGAAGACTCTCTTGGAAAACCACTCAGATTCCTGTCACTCCACAAGAGAATCTTCGTCGGCAACATGGCCCTGCCGCCCTTCTTCGCCCCGGGTCGTCCGGGCCCGCAGCCTGCGCAGCCGCCGCCTCCCGCTCCCTTCGGCTGTCCGCCACCGCCGCTGCCCTCCCCGGCTTTCCCGCCGCCTCTTCCCCAGCGGCCCGGCCCTTTTCCGGGGGCCTCCgcccccttcctccagcctccgCTGGCTCTGCAGCCCCGGGCCCCCGGGGAAGCttccggcggcggcggcggcggcggcggtggggcCTTTTACCAGGTGCCGCCGCCGCCACTGCCTCCGCCGATGCCCCAGTGCCGGCCCTTCCCGGGGACCGACGCCGGCGAGCGCTCGCGGCCGCCGCCTCCCGGCCCGGGGCCGCCATGGAGCCCGCGCTGGCCTGAGGCGCCGCCGCCGTCCGACGTGCTCGGGGACGCGGTCCTCCAGCGCCTGCGCGACCGGCAGTGGCTGGAGGCGGTGTTCGGGACCCCGCGACGGGCCTGCCCGGTGCCGCAGCGCACGCACGCCGGACCCAGCCTAGGCGAGGTGCGCGCGCGGTTGCGCGGGGTTCTGCGCCTGGTGCGGCGGCTACGCGGCCTGAGTCAGGCCCTGCGCGAGGCCGAGGCCGACGGCGCGGCCTGGGCCCTGCTGCATGCCCAGGCCGCGCAGCTGCGCGCCGAACTGGCGGAGCGGCTGCAGCCGCTGACCCAGGCCGCCTATGTGGGCGAGGCACGGCGGAGGCTGGAGAGGGTCCGGCGCCGCCGGCTGAGGCTTGGCGAGAGGGCCCGGGAACGCGAGGCCGAGCGGGAGGAGGAGGTCGCGCGGGCAGCGGAACGCGAGCAGGAGATTGACCGCTGGAGGGTGAAATGTGtgcaggaggtggaggagaagaaGCGGGTGAGAGCAGCGGACGCTCATGGGGTTAGGGATGATGATGGTTGGAACCTGAAGCGGCGTGAGACTTTAAGCTGTCATTTTCCAGGGctaagcctctgtttccttatcggtaaaataaaatgatagatagTATTTCCACCTCATACCTCTATGTTAATTGCGTGTTGATGACGTATGATACGCAAAACAAAAGCTCTAGGTGCGCTGTAAGGTTCTGTAAACAAAAGTAGAGGATTACA encodes:
- the PDCD7 gene encoding programmed cell death protein 7, which codes for MALPPFFAPGRPGPQPAQPPPPAPFGCPPPPLPSPAFPPPLPQRPGPFPGASAPFLQPPLALQPRAPGEASGGGGGGGGGAFYQVPPPPLPPPMPQCRPFPGTDAGERSRPPPPGPGPPWSPRWPEAPPPSDVLGDAVLQRLRDRQWLEAVFGTPRRACPVPQRTHAGPSLGEVRARLRGVLRLVRRLRGLSQALREAEADGAAWALLHAQAAQLRAELAERLQPLTQAAYVGEARRRLERVRRRRLRLGERAREREAEREEEVARAAEREQEIDRWRVKCVQEVEEKKREQELKAAADGVLSEVRKKQADTKRMIDILRALEKLRKLRKEAAARKGVCPPASADETFEHHLQRLRKLIKKRSELYEAEERALRVMLEGEQEEERKRELEKKQRKEKEKFLLQKREIESKLFGDPDEFPLAHLLQPFRQYYLQAEHSLPALIQIRHDWDQYLVPSDHPKGNFVPQGWVLPPLPSNDIWATAIKLH